The genomic window gtgaggcaggggcagatggcagacagtgaagtggCGTGAGTCCCGTGGTGGATAATCCCTGGTGAAACAACGAAGACACGACGAAATCCAACAAGGCAGAGCTCCACTCAGACGACCAGCAAACACGAAGACAAACCCAACACTGTGACATCCAGATGAACTATCggacgagggagagagagagagatgagtatatatgggctgaaggtaatgggaaacacctgtgccggactgattagcagctcagctgagcgagcacacacaatcacatgacaaaccaaCAGATCACGAGACGAGAGAACACGGCAGATCCATGAACCGTGAcagaatgacgttgggcgttttttccgctcagagttgatttttttttcaatttcaggcgctcagagcgctcctgcaaaacgcgaggcgccggggacgcataaacagcgcgcagaacgctcactgccaacagaaaaccattcaaaagaggcgcctccaactgcaaaaacgcgttcggtgtgatcgccgccatccctgccgtcaagatggtcctcatctcgtcatgcatcagggaaagtgaaaattaaattagtcacaggggtggttggatttattcacaaacacgttaaacatatttattgaacgcttctttcttttcacttttgtttttactgcattatcataatcaaaggctgtatataacttaatataaccgtacaaaaccagtagttctgtgtgcaattagacattgagcacccccatattgccaaaatggtatgatgctcgtttcacccgcgaagattcgactgtgagatcggtggtcgaatcaggctccgcatatcgatgcatcgaatcttcgactattcggggacagccctatagTACAGTTTTAATTGTAATGCAGTATTTTCACAGGATGCATTTTGAGTTTAACACTTTCTATTGATGCCAAATGTATGAGGAAAGTGCAAAAGTACTGTCTGAGAGATTTGTCTTTTTGTTTGTTCAGAGTTGCACACCTTCTCCACACTTTACACTGAATTAAATGGACAGATGATTGCAGAAATCGCAGAGATTTCTTCTGTAGCTGTATTGGATGGACAACAGATTGATTATTATGACAGTGAGATAAAGAAGCTTATTCCCAGACAGGACTGGATGAAGGAGTTTGCATCTGGAGACAGATTTAAAGAATACATTAAGATCAGAGATGAAATACAGCAAACCAACAAAATCAACATTCGTGTTGTAATGGAACAATTCAATCAGTCACATGGTGAGTTCAAATACTTTACACTAATTTATACTACCCTATACTTTAAACAGATACATTTCTAATTGTCAAAAATGACcttatacattaatattaaaagtAAGCCATCCCTCTTGTTGTCAGGTGTTCATACGTATCAGAGGATGTTTGGATGTGATTGGGATGATGAGACTGGATACACAAACGGGTTTGATGAACATGGTTATGATGGAGAGGATTTCATCTCACTAGACATGAAGGAGTTCAGATACTTATCACCTGTTCTTCAGGGAATAATCACAATGATGAAGTGGAACAATGATAGAAAACAACTTGCTTTACTCAAACGATACTACACATATGAGTGCATTGACTGGTTAAAATATTTCTTGACATTAAGGAAAGTGGATTTAGAGAGAAGAGGTAGCTTGTCTTCGTGAACTTCACTTTGTTCAACAAGTAGATGCTTTTTTATTGTTGATTTAATTTATGATTGACTTTCTTTTCTCTTGGATTGCTTcattaaaacaaaatgtatatgCATTTATGTTTACATTGATAGTAGTAAACATTTTCCTCACATTTCTTTTTAGCTCCAGAAGTGTCTCTGTTAAAGAAAGATCCCTCCTCTCCAGTGTCGTGTCATGCCACGGGTTTTTACCCATCAGGAGTCACTATGATCTGGTTAAGAAATGGACAGGATCATGATGAGGATGTGGATCTTGGAGAGACGCTGCCAAATGAGGATGGGACCTTCCAGAAGACATCTACCGTTTATTTTACTCCAGGAGAGTTGGTGAAGAACCAGTATGTTTGTGTGGTGGAGCACGAGGGAAAAACCATCCAGAAGAGTCTGACTAAGGACAAGATCAAGAGTAACTACGGTAAGTTGTAAGTAGTGCGGTATAGTGTAAAAGTTGTGTACTGtattgattattatttatttcatcagTCACTTGTTTCAGTCCCGTATTGCTGTTTccgtaaattattattattatttgtaaataattattattttctttatatttttgaaGGACATCCAAAAACAAAACTCACAATATTTTTCTCTGCGTTGGGAGTTTCTGTGCTCCTGTGCATTTGTCTTTCACTCCGCAATATGTAGTAGGTATGGTTTACCTGTATTTTTCTAGATCTTCGAAGTCAAATGTTTGTCTTTAAGCAATGTTTTAGAGAATGAGATTGATTGgagaattttcagtttttttacaaTTCCAAAAATTCTGGATTTGTAATGTTCACATGCTGTTTCGATGCTAATACAAATAGTATAATTAAAAGTGTCCTTAAATAAGGTTTTTGACATTACTTTGCAGAGCTGAAGTTTGAGCTGGCAGTTTGTCGTAAAGAAAAGCAGACTTAAATCTTTGAAGTTTCCTCTCTACTCATCTGTACCGACCCCAGATTTCAGTCCAAAAAACAATCTTCAGGACCAAAACATATTTCAGTGTTGAATAATATCCAAAAAGGATGTCATAAACCTGCATCATTGGCAGTTTTTGCTCACTTGgtgccttaatttttttttaaaaataactttctgCTGTAAAGGGCGCCTTAAATGTGTTAATGGGTGTAATTGTGTCTTTCCATTTGTGAATATTTCAAAAGAAAATGATCTGTAAACAGTGCTGGCTACATTACTTATTATTGAAGTGTACTCTGTTACCGATTACAAATTAAATGTTGAAAATCGTAGTCTGTAATGTAATCGAGATTACATTATAGGGAATGTATTctgattacttttggattactctcagattacttttgacgttatttacaaataaaaaccaaaataagagggatcacacaaaatgcatgttattgttttagtactgacctgaataagatatttcacataaaatatgtttccattaaccgttcaaaagtttacatccccttgattcttaatactgcattcttacctgaatgatccagttgtgtttttttgtttagtgatagttgttcatgggtctcttgtttgtcctgaacagttgaactgcctgctgttcttcagaaaacatCCTTCAGGTCTCATAAATTTGGTTTTCCCacatttttgcgtatttgaacccttttccattttttcacaccgaggacaactgagggactcatatgcaactattacaaaaggttaaaaCGCTCGCggacgctccagaaggaaaaactatgcactaaaagccgggggtgaaaacttttgaacagaatagagatgagTACGTTTTTCCTATTCTGCCTAaatatcaatttattttatttagtactgcccagaagctacagaaggtagttacacgtttcccagaaggcaaaataagttaaatttaccatgctcttcaaattcaaaacgttttcaccccctaCAAAGGCTCTTAATACTTcttattatgctcctttacaaagtctttattttgttttgggggtatacttgaacatgctgtcatACTTAGtagttcgaaaaacgcattatttttcacataatttactttattacaatagctttctccccaggctggcacaaatggttcgattagttccgggttccgccttccgaaaaaccaaatgtatagtgattggtcagcagtcccactACATTGCAATTGGCAAACAGTgtagaccgcgttccgccctgctgcgccccttcccaaagcagcaaactagattaaagtgattcttacgttttaaatatggatattttagtttttacaaaaacacatctgatcgctaaaggaggctttttccgaccgccccggagccatgcgaggcacttttttttttattatggatcaacgtattttcagtctatgctgttctatgagtgccagaattgatttaatataactccgattgcatccgtctgaaagaaggaagtcatatacacctaggatgcatgaagggtgagtaaataatacgctattgGTCCTATCGCCAGCCTGTGAGATGGTGgatacgtgatattatcattattgtgctaatgtatttaattatttgcatgcccgaaaccataaggctagtgaagctatctacactgtatgatgaataaatctcttaccacacactgcacgtctaggCGAGGCGCCGACGCGTCCACAgatgatcactagtcaatgtttgtgtttacatcagccgcggatctgcgtgtgtttggaccctctgtacaACACACGTGAACACTGCGGCTTTAGCACGTCTACCGGAGCAGTTTGCGAACCCTTTAGTTAAAGCTTGcgtttaaacgagccgacctacggctcgctgtagcatcccaaaagtggccgtccataatacatggctaaagttaggcgaatcccccacctgccaacgaattgaatttcagtagaCGGGACTtacgttgtgacataatagcctccggaaaacaaacgctgtagtccaaacgagtcgttttgttgtagttcttgaaaagggatttttttttttttttttaactaaatatctccctttggagtggactttgagatttgtaactttacatgtgctttgtagatgttttttatgcccaaacatacacaccacacactggcaaaagttcaaaaagtgaaaaagcataataggacccctttaatgcatcgtgttttttttctggagcatcagtgagcatttgaaccttctgtaatagttgcatatgagtcactcagttgtcctcagtgtgaaaagatggatctcaaaaccatacagtcattcttagaaaaaggttcaaatacgaaaaaaagctggaaaaccaaagaattgtgggacctgaaggatgctttctgaagaacagcaggcagtttactcatgactcgtgaacaactatcaaaaaaattcaggtaacaacacagtattaagaatgaagtaaacttttgaacagggtcatttttataaactaactattattttctctcgtggactatatgttaacgtattttatgtgaaatatcttattcaggccagtcctaaataaacaataacatgcattttgtatgatccctcttatttcagtcaaaataattaacattttgcagatcctgaaaggagatgtaaacttttgaccccaacttTACATCATGCAAACCTTCTGAAACACACAAAAACTGTCACAAATGTCATCTTGACGAGTATTCATGTAAACACAGTTTGTGTGTATGAGAGAAAATGTATGTATGAGAAAGAAAACGCTTTAGTAATAGTAGATTAGATTTGTGCGGtaggtcttaaagtgacagcagtctaataaatCTGCTGCTCTCTGTTAATCAAACAATAAACGACAAAGAGAAAATCACTctctgctcttgactgaataatGTTTTCGAACTTTAACTGTAAGGATTCGTCTGTAGTTATACAGTATCCAGTGTTATTTTACGTTTGATTACTTCATTTAGTTTCTGCAGTATTTCAGTGCCTGTTAGATctagttagtagaatgtctaaagtagGCTGTCAAAATAAAGTGGTTCCAGAAATGATCAAATTTAGGTTATTGAATGAAGTGACGTCAACTTGTAACACTTTCCTCCCTAAACATGCGTGTTGAAACATTTTATCTTCCCTCATTAACCACTTCTTCCTGTCGACGAGCTGAAAACTACAGTGTTTCCAGTGCTTTTTGATGGCTACACTTATTTGAGAGTCAAATGCATCGATTATCGTCCATAATGAAGTTCATCATTTTCTTCATCTGCGTACCTTTTGTTTACTCAGGTGAGATTCATTCCAAAACCTCATTTAAAGGTTGAATATTTGACTttgtgcaaactgttttacaaaacattttagaAGTTGAATTTCCAGTTCTTTCTTTTAGAAGAAATTCCAGTTTTGAAGTTGATATTACAAAAATCTAGTTTGCAAAGTACAGTTTTAATTGTAATGGcatatt from Garra rufa chromosome 7, GarRuf1.0, whole genome shotgun sequence includes these protein-coding regions:
- the LOC141338980 gene encoding major histocompatibility complex class I-related gene protein-like — protein: MEEAIAELHTFSTLYTELNGQMIAEIAEISSVAVLDGQQIDYYDSEIKKLIPRQDWMKEFASGDRFKEYIKIRDEIQQTNKINIRVVMEQFNQSHGVHTYQRMFGCDWDDETGYTNGFDEHGYDGEDFISLDMKEFRYLSPVLQGIITMMKWNNDRKQLALLKRYYTYECIDWLKYFLTLRKVDLERRAPEVSLLKKDPSSPVSCHATGFYPSGVTMIWLRNGQDHDEDVDLGETLPNEDGTFQKTSTVYFTPGELVKNQYVCVVEHEGKTIQKSLTKDKIKSNYELKFELAVCRKEKQT